The Argentina anserina chromosome 5, drPotAnse1.1, whole genome shotgun sequence genome includes the window CATAAGTAAAAACTAGagtttaataaaattttatttgttttcattttaattagGATATCAAGGGTGATACCCACAGGGCAACACACATCTAAACAAACCAATTGTGTAGCTCACACACTAGCTAGCCAAATGCCAACAGAGTTCGATGTCCTAGTTGAGTGGTTTACTTATGCACCATTGATCCTGTATGCGTATTATATTCCAATCATAAAATTAATGAAATGTCCCTTAAAAAAAAGGGGCACAAGGGTGATAAGGAAACTTAATTTCTTTGCTCTcaagtttatatttattttaatgtaGGCTCGCACAGACACTCTGTTAGAGTAACTCAGTCCTCAAATCAAGCTTAGTTTAGGCAGTTATGAATTTTCTGTAAAGATAGATTATGATTCTGCTGTAAATACAGATTATTGCGCCTCAAATCTAACAGTGAAAGGAGGACAGGAATAATGTAAAATATAACAGTGATCTCAATAGATATGCTAAGATCATTCTCAAAAGTGACCTGGTCATGCGTACCGTTTTGGATCAAAATTCTCAACTCCAAGGTCCTCATCCCAGAGAAAAATATGTTCATATTCAGTCACTATGTCTGGATGCAAGAAACGTTTTGCGAACCACCTACATCACCATACAACATAAttcataaataaaacaaatagatTGCTCGCATGCAAATGATGCGATAATTGCCAATTATTCTGAGCTCACTCAATATCTGAGCAACTATGAGAAGAATTGATGTACCATTTCGTTTGGTTTATCACAGACACATGAATGGCAGTATCACTCCAATGTAAATCCCTCCACTTATCCACAGTACCATCATAATGGAAAAGCATTACCACAAAATCACTTGATTGAAACTACAATCACACAACAGATATTTAACACAGAGGTGGAACATATTTCACAAAAGGTCATAACCAAGAGTTGAGGCAGTCACCTTGCTAACAATTTTGTCCACTATTTCTTTCTGTTTTATTCCAACTGCAATGGCCAGCAAGCTCTTTGAAGGTCTTGAGTTTTTCTGATACATGAAATTGCAATTCAGAGGCAGTCAACCCTAGCATTCACAATACAAGAGATAGAGATCGAGAACTTTATATACACGCACAACATTGTAATAGAAAGTCCACCAAGAATCTAATGTGCAGTCACTagaaaatgtaatttttgttttctagaaAACATAAAATGAAAGTTTGCTGACTCACTTTTACAAGGTCTAAAAGATTTTGCAGCAACAAGGagttcaaaaataaaaatgcagTTCTGAGTTAACCGCTTGCATTATTTCCATGTTCCactttgagaagaagaaaatttagAAACACCAATTTCCAGGCCATGCCAGGGTTTACAAGCATGTCAGCAACAAAATAATCATCATTCAACTGATTTAAGCTTGCAGAATATCATATCATAGAATAAATTGGGAACTCACTAGTTAGCAtaatttcataattaaataCTGGTGCGTGGTCTTATAATTCAACACTTTAGCAACAAGATAACAAGCAGTAAGAGTGAGCAATAGCTTCTCATACATTTTTATTAGAGGAGCCCCATAAAGGCCTGATTTGGAGGTCAGATGTTTTGGCAACAATTCCTTCCGGTAATGAGTCAGCCCCCAATGGCTGGCACTGCTTCTGAAAATAAAATGGGGGAAAATCAGCAAACATACAAGTAGTCAAAAGGAAACTTCACTTTTCTGTAAGACACTCACCTTGCAAGTATCAGAATTCGTATTCTGCATATTGTAGGTAACCTTCCATCTCATTAATTTCTGAATACAAAATATGCTAACAGTTAGACAATACACTCTAgttattcatatataattgtCTACAGATGAATAATGAGGTCAATCATACGGCACATATAATATTCTCGTGTTTCCATTTTaaactttttttataagataATAAAAGAAGCATATATTTTATGAGTTATTTAACACGGCATTATATAATAGTAAAGCACTTAAGTAGACGATACTGTTGGAAAGGCATTCATACTTCCTTATACTCCTTAGCAATGGAAGCACCACCAATGAAATAAGCACCGCTAATCAATGAAACTACAATGAAGAGACTGAAGTAGAATGATCTATTCTTTGGATCTGACAGTACAGACACctgaaaaatacaaaaacacAAGTAGGCTTAGAAGTCGCGTTGTGTCCACATTTGATCTCAGGAACAGCATTCCATTAGACATACCATCAGGACCAAAAACAAGAGAAAACTGGGGCAAGATTATTAAGTCGGAACGAAAATTTTCTGTTAATCATTGAACCATAATTTTCCAGCATTTGATGTTTAGGTGAGAACCGAATTATTGGCGTTTGAACAAGTAAAATTCGGTCAGCAGGTCTGaaaattccaaattttcagtattttttttttcaagctttaaaatttagaaaacaaTCCTTGCTCAATTACCAAACAGAGGGCAATAGTTGATAGTTGTATTGTAATAGTAGAAATCAGGATTGGTGCAACTCTGACCCAAGAGAAGACACTTTTGTCTCCAAATTCCAAAGTCTCATATTCCAATCCAATTAGTATCTCACAAAGTATCagctaaacaaaaaaaatagaattttCAACATGGTGAACCGGAATTCAACCCATAAGACAATTCAAACTCCAAACCAATATGAACTAGTGAAACCCCAAATGGAAAATCAAACTCATACCAAACTGGGTAGGTAGAGCACTGTTGAATTGAATGATAAAAGAACACTTGCAGACTCCTaaatacagagagagagagagagagagagagaaacttaCAGGATTGAACATGGCTGCAACTTTGAGAAGCATATGGGAATAAGAAGGGAAAGCTgcttttcaaattcttcttcttcttcttgtgaaGTTGTTCGAGTCTCGGAGACTCGAGCAAAGAAAGGAATGGCAAAAAAGGAGAAGCAAAGCAGCAGCCAGAAGCAAAAGGAAGCATCATACTTGGCCTCTTATGTGTATATTTAAGCAGAGAAGACAGAGACAGGTAGACGACGACAGTTGCGTTCCTCCCTAAACGGCGTCGTTTTGAACCTAGACACGTCAACATAGGAAGTCATATGGACCCCAGTTCAAGTTCTGTTCTTTTCTGTTTCGTTTAATTAAGGTTTACTGTGAGAGTAAATGTTGGGTTGTTGTTTTTGAACATGGGTGGGACCCATCTAttaatttgtttaattttaaACCCCACGGAGTGGAGGAGTGGTGATTACGCGCGGGAATATTGGTGGGGGATAATGGAGGAGAAGTGGGGCGCCCATTATCTACCACGTACCTATAACCTACTCGCGCACCCTATTCTCCCACGTGTTTCTCTCATCTTTTGGAGATGTCGTAACATTCTTGTACGCTACGAGGCAGATGCATTGAAGGTAGGCTGCGACCGGTACGAGACGGTTTGAGATTCTGCTCAAACTGATGTTGAACTGATTTTATATTTTGGTATCGAACTGAATAATTTGGTACTTTTTTGGCATCAAACTGGCAAATTTCAGTGTGCACCAGCTGCACCTACACATATAATCACCATTTGTCCATTACCATCACAAATTCATACAACATTCAGTCTAAAAATAACAACACAAGTTCAATAATTCACACAACCAAATCAACAGCCACAAAATGAAATAAGTCCAACattttgagaaaaagaaagtttGATTCCCTTGAGAAAAATGGAACTTAAAAGCTAAGGAATAATGAATGACCAATGAAAGTTGCCTCCATTAATTTGATTATGAATCATTGGACTCATCAAAGCCAACTTCCTCACCTTCACTACCTTCTTCATTTGATTCACCATCAATTTTCAGCAAtaacttcatcatcttctacCACATTAGTGTCAGGGACTGAGGGAGATTCTTGAATGATTTTAAGTATATATCAATGGAGTATCCATATATAACAACGGAGTATCTTGaatgattttaattatgtGACATACTCTGATGAGAAAATATGGGTTTgtgatcattttttttaatcaaacgtCAACTCATTTGTATTTCAGCAGACATAACTAAGATAACACACCCGAAGGCCGACAAAAAGAGCTACCTTTTTCTCACTCAATAAACCAGTTATCCCTAAGAAAAAAACTAGCTACCAATTAGTAAACCCTAGGTAGAAACTACCCACATTTTCACGGTCATGAAACAGAATAAAACAAGATACATATAATGTAGAAGACATGATTAAATTTTAACAACCACATTATTGTATCACTGCGAGGTGACTCAAACTAAGCAGATACGGCAGAGGGATCGCGCTCCTATCTCTACCGGATTTCCAATAGCACATACAACCACAAGATCAATCTTCTCAACCCGTATTGAATCTTTATTGGAGTCCACCTCCAAAGCTTGAACAGAAGAGCCGCCTaaggtcttcttcttcttatgcGCCAATTTTCGAGCATTCTTAGCCGCCCTTGGTTCATCCATAACTAGTTCCCTGGCAACCTTAGGTTTGTTGGTACTACCTTTAGGACGGCCAAGCTTACGCTTAGCTTTAGGAGAAACGCAAAGTTTCCCATTTTTATGTTGCACCACCAAAGACATATTATCCTCAACAAAAACAACATTAGATTGAATGTACCTTTTCCATGGGCGACGAGGCTCAGTAGTAGCCAGGCTTGTTTTACTGTATTGCTAactcttcttttgttttcgtGCAAAAAATGGATGCTCAAGGATTTCTTTCCTCTGAACCGGCTTCTAAGAGGGACAAAAAGTCTCATGTTTATGGAATGGAGTACTGAAGATCATTACCTTTGAATTCTGTAGATCTCAAGCTACCCCTCGAGAGTCGTCCTACCTGGATTGCATCTGCTAAGCTGAATTCTGGACACCTTAAATTTGACCCATATGCCGAAGATGGTGTCGTAAAGAATGTCTGTTGTTACGGTGCTTTGTTTGACGCTTTAACTCTACTGAAACTAAACAATGATCACGATGGTGACTGTAATTTTCTGTTTACAGAAGAATTTTACCCCCGCATTGCATAAAATGCTCAAAAATAAGAAAGACT containing:
- the LOC126796497 gene encoding uncharacterized protein LOC126796497; this translates as MLLKVAAMFNPVSVLSDPKNRSFYFSLFIVVSLISGAYFIGGASIAKEYKEKLMRWKVTYNMQNTNSDTCKKQCQPLGADSLPEGIVAKTSDLQIRPLWGSSNKNKNSRPSKSLLAIAVGIKQKEIVDKIVSKFQSSDFVVMLFHYDGTVDKWRDLHWSDTAIHVSVINQTKWWFAKRFLHPDIVTEYEHIFLWDEDLGVENFDPKRYLSIIRDEGLEISQPALDPVKSEVYHPITARVKKSKVHRRFYKFKGSARCDDRSSGPPCIGWVEMMAPVFSRAAWRCVWYMIQNDLVHAWGLDEQLGYCAQGDRMKNVGVVDSEYIIHLGLPTLGVTDKGINESHKENSQALAPPALPEPSDRAKVRMQSFIDMKIFKERWRNAVKDDKCWVDPY